Proteins encoded together in one Methanobacterium bryantii window:
- a CDS encoding protease inhibitor I42 family protein has translation MKCLKTASILILAVFSLSMVSGVFAADRCILPVKEEKKLTVNVNEKFNITLESNPSTGYKWISEFDSNSLKLVNETYIPDMPIRCGSGGYQIFTFKALKTGKTDLTMKYIMPWENCLPAKEIIYHINIVN, from the coding sequence ATGAAATGTTTAAAAACAGCTTCAATACTTATCTTAGCTGTATTCTCATTGAGTATGGTTTCGGGAGTATTTGCAGCAGATAGATGTATATTGCCTGTTAAAGAAGAAAAAAAGTTAACTGTAAATGTAAATGAAAAATTCAATATAACTTTGGAAAGTAATCCAAGTACTGGTTATAAATGGATCTCAGAATTCGATTCAAATTCTTTAAAGCTTGTAAATGAAACTTATATTCCAGACATGCCAATACGCTGTGGAAGTGGGGGATATCAAATATTTACATTTAAAGCCCTTAAAACTGGTAAAACAGATCTAACTATGAAATATATTATGCCTTGGGAAAACTGTCTCCCTGCAAAGGAGATCATTTACCATATAAACATTGTAAACTAA
- a CDS encoding ACT domain-containing protein has product MKVKQLSIFLENRKGRMRKALDVLEEGGVNIRALSIADTSDFGILRLIVPEPDKTKKLLEDNNFIVKIGEVIAVRMQDQPGGLGKILGILDDNDINLEYLYAFVEEKENGAIVLLHPENIDGGIKALQDGGAEVIPAKDIYGL; this is encoded by the coding sequence ATGAAAGTAAAACAGTTGTCCATATTTTTGGAAAATAGGAAAGGAAGGATGAGGAAAGCTTTGGATGTGCTTGAGGAAGGTGGGGTCAATATAAGGGCTCTTTCAATTGCAGACACTTCTGATTTTGGAATTTTAAGGTTAATAGTTCCAGAACCTGATAAAACTAAAAAATTGCTTGAAGACAACAATTTCATTGTAAAAATTGGGGAAGTAATCGCCGTTAGAATGCAGGATCAGCCTGGAGGATTGGGTAAAATCCTGGGAATTCTCGATGATAATGATATTAACCTGGAATATCTTTATGCATTCGTAGAAGAAAAAGAAAACGGAGCTATAGTTTTATTACATCCAGAAAATATCGATGGTGGAATTAAAGCACTCCAAGACGGCGGTGCAGAGGTTATACCTGCTAAAGATATTTATGGTTTGTAG
- a CDS encoding indolepyruvate oxidoreductase subunit beta, which produces MEPYNIYICGVGGQGIIKTSIVIGEAAMKSDMGVVMSEVHGMAQRGGVVSTELKIGDSKSPIIEKGSTNLLIAFEPMEALRAIPKASEDTYVIVNTSPIMPFNIIGSEVPYPEIPDILDELKSKVKDVFALDAEKAAKDAGHILSLNMVMLGGATAVSDFPIGKEAVLKSMKANLPQKSIPINKKAYEKGFEFVSSR; this is translated from the coding sequence ATGGAACCATATAACATTTATATCTGCGGTGTCGGAGGACAAGGAATCATCAAAACCAGTATTGTAATTGGCGAAGCTGCAATGAAAAGCGACATGGGAGTTGTAATGAGCGAAGTACATGGAATGGCCCAGCGTGGGGGGGTTGTCTCAACAGAACTTAAAATAGGGGATTCAAAAAGCCCAATAATTGAAAAAGGCAGCACTAACCTCTTAATTGCATTTGAACCGATGGAAGCACTTAGGGCAATCCCAAAAGCAAGTGAAGATACCTATGTCATTGTAAATACTTCTCCAATAATGCCTTTTAACATAATTGGAAGTGAAGTGCCTTATCCAGAAATTCCAGATATTTTAGATGAACTTAAATCGAAAGTAAAAGATGTATTTGCTCTTGACGCTGAAAAAGCAGCTAAAGATGCAGGACATATCCTTTCACTTAACATGGTTATGCTCGGAGGGGCTACTGCAGTTTCAGACTTCCCCATAGGTAAAGAAGCTGTTTTAAAATCAATGAAGGCAAACTTACCTCAAAAAAGCATTCCTATTAACAAAAAAGCATATGAAAAAGGGTTTGAATTTGTTTCATCCAGATAA